The genomic interval aatgaactttcgcatgcatacaaaaccgaaagtgatgcatcaaaatgatgcatcgttttctaaaaggatgcatcattttcgtagcctatcggatgcatcagttttggaaaatgatgcatcctttttgaaaatgatgcaacctttttgaaaatgatgcatccttttgtgaaaactgatgcatcaaattcttgttttggatgcatcaatttcctgcatcagttgatacgatccgcgttccgtaggGTAGTTGCATAGACAGATAACATCTcaaagtcaactttgtgcataTCTCGTCTCTCATTATCATGATCGTgtctcgatactttgacgagacaagccTCGTGCCAAAGACGACAACCGGCTGCAGTGCGCTTGTCCGAGTCTAAGTATCACACCATCATTATTCTCCGCGTATTACCGATTCCTTTCCCAATAGGCCTATGCCCTATATAGACCATGCGCGGGTCTAACTTGAGAACGTTCAACCAAAATAGTCGAGAGACAGACACCACTATGCCTATGGTCATGCCCCCAGACAGGTGGCCAGTCAAGTTACGCCGGGTGGACAGGTCAGTCAATATGCCGGTATACCCCATGTTGTGTTTATAGCGTCTCCTTGTTTCACTGGAGCCTACAACTGTttactgagagacagacaagtGGGAAAACAGATACAgtgaaatccccccccccccttttaagacacaccccccccccccccccccccatttaactTGACTCCCTCCCTAGCTTTTAAgacgctgttttctcagattttctgttcataacctctcagTGTAAATTGACCCCCACTTCgaactccctccattttaaaactTTATTTTCTCACGGATTTTTGGAGGGCTTAaaggggaggttccactgtagcacaaTGGTCACACTGACTGACTTACAGACGGAATAGCGGCTGGACATGGCTCCCCGAGGAGTTTCGTCTCCTCGCTTGAGTAGTGGTGCGTAAAGCAGCTTGATGTGTGGGCGGTAGGGCAGCTGGGCTTGCAGTCTCTCCGTGAATTTCTGATTGTCGTACACACTCACCAACCCTGGAGGAAAAGCACCATACGTCATTGCTGGTTTACAATCTTATTGACTTTGAGGAAGCGATGGAGAGGGATTGGGGGCGGAGAGTGGGAGAGGGACGTGTCTGCTggactggtgtgtgtgtttgtgtgagtcaCTAGTGTCATCACATGCATACAACACAATGCGCCGGTttcatcacacacatacatgcacacacaccgtacacagttCACTCGCACGACTTTGTCATCACAAACATATAACACAATGCGTTTCATCTCAACTGAACATACAACACAATTTGCAACCCGCGGCGTTGCGTCAGTAGCAGTCTGCTATATATGTCACTGTCCGACAGTAAGAACACCTAATTGACTGTCACAACACGAGTATcagatacgtgtgtgtgtgtgtgtgtgtgtgtgtgtgtgtgtgtcagtgtgtgtgtcagtgcgtgcgtgagtgccgTGTGTATGTGCAAatcatgtgtgtcagtgtgactgTGTCGCACATGGCAGTCTATGTGGGTGGCTCACGGCTGTCAATGTGTCTGCCAGTGTGTGTCTGAGACTCACCATCCACGAAGACAAAACGGCTGCCTCCATGGACCAGAACCTCCTTGACGTGACGCCACGTTCCTCCGATACAGCCTTCACGCGCCCTGCACACACCGGGCACGACTCCGTGACGTTAACCAGTCATGGGCAATGCAAGACATGAATGTGTGCACGTGAAGCACGGTTGCATGGTTTCGAATTGTTGCCCCAGTGACTGCAAGAAAGCCGGTGACCAAGAAGGGTGCAAGGAGAACCCCAAACCAGAAAGGTCCAGGGCCATAAGcgtcccagagagagagagagagagagagagagagttcaggGGGGCAGGTGTCTGTTCGGGCGGGGTCTATCTTACCTGGGAGTGCCGGGGTTGGGCCACCTGTAGGCGATCTGATTGGTGAGATTGTCATAGGTACGCTTGTAGCCGTCCTCAGGGCCGTCGGGGCGGGAGATGTCAGGGTATCTCTCCGCCTCATCCATCTCCTCCTGTGCATTCTGCATCGCCGCCTGTTGGTGCTAAGTAAAGATacaccaatcaaccaatcaatcaatcaatcaaccaaccaatcaatcaatcaaccaaccaaccaatcatccaaccaatcaaccaaccaatcaaccaaccaaccaatcatccaaccaatcaaccaaccaaccaatcaaccaaccaatcaaccaaccatccaacaaacaaaccaacaaaccaaccaagcaaccaatcaatcaatcaaccaaccaaccaatcaaccaaacaatcaatcaatcaaccaatcaatcaaccaaccaaccaaccaatcaattaTTTCATACCTCAGTCAATTAGGGTCGATttgtaaaagagagagacaaataagtTAACGATTAGCttcataaacaaataaatgaaagaaCAATTAAAACGAAATGAACAAGGAACTGATAGACCGATGGAGAGAACTAAATTTAGAAAGGCGAACAGATAGCCAATAGCCAATTGAGGTTCCTGATTACAAACAGATTTAGTCGTGGTAAGGAataaagagacagactgacagacggacagacaggcttgcaaacatacatacagataGGCAGATTGGAAGACTCTTAGGCAGGTAGAGAGAAACCCAGACTGACTGACAGCTAGACGTGACAAACAATTGAAACATAGAGTCTGACTTACTCTGGAAAATTCCTTACATTTTGCTGAGGTCTTTGATAACCTCTATTGGCAAGgtaggacagacagacacacataaatacacacacacacacacacacacacacattacttacatacatacatacatacatacacacgcacgcacgcacgcacgcacgcgcacacacacacacacacacacacacatacacatacacacacacacacacttactctgGGAAGTTCCCTCCATTCACTGAGATCCCTGATGACGGGTCTGGCTGTCGGCACGGTCTTGCCTGGTATCTGAAGCCATTCGTTCATGGAGGCGTACGACGTTCTGCAACACAGTGACGTCATACACTTACTGACACAATGACATCACATTGAGGCGATTGAGGTCCTGTAGTTCGTTACGTTACGCCGCCAAATCAATTACTGCATCTGTATCCAAACTGTAACACAGTGACGTCATACACTTACTGATACAATGACATCACATTGAGGCGATTGAAGTCCTGAAGCACGTTACGTCACCTTGCGCCACCAAAACAGTTACTGCATCTGATTTAAACTAGTGACGTCATGCGCCGACTGTAAAACTGTTTACTCCTGAGTAAAGAACGAGATACCGTTAAAGGTTTCTTCCTTTCCGTGTGAAACAGCATGTAAATCACCAATAAATccgttcaggcttttacatgggataagagcatcctatAGCTCTACTCAGTAAAACACATGACACATAGCAGCTCTACAATATCGcctctttgtgtgcagactaCGAATTGTTTTTTCCTTAATTTATTTCGTGAATGAATCATCACTGATGTCAACAATCCGTGAAACTAAATACAAATTACAATGGAGagtaaaacattaaaaaaaaaactaaaccaAACAACTCTCTACTCTCAAAAAAGCTGTTGAAGTTCGGCGTAGAATGCTCTTACCCTATGTCAACACTTGGACAGATTTGTAGCAGTTCACTAGATGATTTTTACAGGaaggaatctctctctctctctctctctctctctctctctctctctctctctctctctctctctctctctctctctctctctctctctctctctctctctctctcactctcactctctctctcacactctctgtctctgtctctccctctctctcccccccccccctctgtgtgaatgtgcgcgtgtgcgtgcgtgcgtaagtcAGCAGTCCCACTACTATTTCATAATTTTCATTCACTGATTTGTAGTACCACTAAACAAGTAAGCGACTCTACTCCAAGCTTGCAAATTATCCTCTGTcccacacacaggcacgcaagCACACcggcgtacacacacacacacacatatccataaaagcacaaagagagagagagagagagagagagagagagagagagagagacgcacactcacacacacacaccacacacacacacaccacacacacacacacacacacacacaatgatggAACAGGAGCACCACAAAATTAGTAAGAGAGCTTCAGCCTACCCAGGGATGAATGTGATCACGGCCGACGGTCCGCGCAAGGCACTCATGGTGATGGCTTTTTTGTTTCAAAGTGACATTTGTAACTGTGTCCTTAAAACTACATCACACGGACTCGAGCCAAAACCATAACACAGAcagcagacacacaaaaagaaaggctgcctgtctctgtcagtgtcaGGTTGTCAGTCaccacagtcagtcagtcattttGGTTTCTTATGTCTTCATAGACATTTTCTGCAGGACGTGCGTCATTGTGATATCTctgatgtctgtctgtatgacgTCATTTTGTTGTGTCGTCAGTTCCTGTCTATAAGCGTTCTGTAAAACCAGGTTCAAGGTAAAGCCAAGGATTTCAAGGTGTCCGTAAAACAAGCACTCCTGCTAGCTAAAACAGAATAATTATAATGAGAAGCTCAGCAATAACTAGTTACACCTTCAAAAATCACCAGCTTAGTTTAAATATAAAGACTGACCGGTAATTTTAGGCAACTCGGGAAAGGACATCAACATGTTCTTTCTCCTCTGATCAACGTATTCAGTAGAAAGAAAGTCTTAATTCAtaatttctttgtttgtttgttcgtttctttgtaagtttgtctgtttgctctTCGTCACTTTAGTAGACGCCCACACTAAACAAATGAAAAGAGAGATAAAGGACACACAGAATGATGAGACAAGGGgagaagagagacaaagagagagacagacctaCATAGAGAAAGAGATAATTATGTCGAAACTGTTCCTTCACACGCGCCAGgaaggcgcgcacacacacacacactatcacacacacacacacacacattgtcatACATGCACACTGGCACACCACcgatacacacacccacacatacacgcgcatacacacacactgacacacatatacacacactcacacacaaacacatacacacactcacacacgcatatTTACCCGGGTTCTCCAGACTGAAGCAAGGCCGGTGCGGTGTGCTCTCTGTATGGATACGAAGATGTGAAAGCCTGCATGTTGCTTAACGGGTATAATCTGATCCGGGTAGATCCTTCGAACTAAAAGAAATCACAGAGTGACTCAACTCAAACAAAAAGTGCAGTCGTGTGGTAAGAAATAACAAGGAGTCCAATTTTAACTTCTTTCTCCAGACCCCTTTGATACGAGGAAATCCTTCACAACGGAATGGCGATGACAGAGTATAGCTCGACGCTAGACCAAAACTCCTGAGTCAACGGCAAGAAATGACAAAGAGAGTCCCTTTAACACTGATTTACTCCTGTCAGCTACGAAGAGAACTTCAATTGTCTGCTGTCAAcgctgaagaaaaaaatccacTTGTCTACACAAACTCGACAGTCAAACAAATCGAACACAATGCAAACATGTACTGTATGTATAACATTAAACTCCTTTCACCCTGAGAAGAGTAGCCGGGTGCTTTCTATTCACAAAACTTGTTATGATCACTGCTACTGTGTGTTTTGGCTactctttgtgtgtttgtttgtgtgtatgtgtttttgtttgttttctttcttaccCTACACACTCAGTTTTGCACAGACCTATAAAACCAACGCTAGGCATActattttggtttttgtttttttgttttttggttgcgGTCATTTACAGTGCTTTAAGGTACCGTCCTTTTCGTATAATCAATCATAGACACCAAATCGGATCTGCAGAAGATTTTACGTGGGACGAGAACTTCCATTCACATGGAAACATACTAAAACTCAACAGTCTGACCACTACTTCCAGTGTGTTTTTTTcctgattttttctctctcgcaaATATAGATAAGTGTCACTTACGAAACGTAttcagcgcacacacacaatcagccAATTCTCGCACAAAGCAGTCAGACAGTTGGtagttggtatgtgtcaaaatggaaggatgctctgatcacatgtaaaagcctaaGTAGATCTGTGGTAGTGAGAGCGATCGCTtacactgggtggccgagtggtaacgcacttgcgctcggaagcgagaggttgcaagttcgaccctaggtcagggcgttagcaattttctcctcccccccccccccccccccccccctttcctaacctagggtgggttcaagtgctagtctttcggatgagacgaaaaaccgaggtcccttcgtgtacactacattggggtgtgcacgttaaagatcccacgattgacaaaagggtctttccttgcaaaaagtgtgtaggcatagataaaaatgtccaccaaaaatacccgtgtgacttagaataataggccgtgaaaagtaggatatgcgccgaaatggctgcgatctgctggccgatgtgaatgcgtgatgtattgtgtaaaaacattccatctcacacggcataaatcaatccctgcgccttgactatgtgcgcgatataaattgcataaacaattttttttaaaaatccctgcgcttagaactgtacccacggaatacgcgcgatataagcctcatattgattgattgattgattgattacacAAGAAGGGCCTACATTTAAGAATGAATCCAACTCTACAATGAACATTTCAAGCAAATATCTACACCACAATTTCACTTCAAACGTATAAATCCAAAACATCGTTCATCGACTCAAAACTCACAACAAGTTCAACCTTATCAAGTTCGCAACACAACACAGTAAGCCAAGAGTTCCGTTTCTCAACAAGTTCCGGCCAAGTGATCTTGCAGGGACTTTGTCTCAACGAATAAAACCCTTTCCTGTCTGCGTTGTCACGTACGCTTCTGGCAGGATAACAGGCGAGCCCCGCAGCACAGGCATAAAACACCACACTGCAGACCACAGAGAAAAGTGGTCAAACGACCAAGGGATTGACCAAAGAGCCTATCATTCGCGGCGATCGGGTTGTTAAGTACACACATGTACTAGGCTTAGTCATGCAGTCTTAGGTCGGACTGGCAAAACATACGCTTCGAGAACTTGAATTTATTTTTGATGTGTTCAGGGAGCAAAGTGGTCAAACAAGGTtgaaggtggtggtggtggtggtggtatgtggtgtgtgtatgtgtgtgtgtgtgtgtgtgtgtgcgtttttgtgagtgttttttggggggtgggggcgacatacattttgcagattgactaAGAATTGACTTAACTTGAATGGCGTGCTGAAGACGGCGCCGCCCCCACAGGCAAACATGGAGACTTCTTAATTGTGCTGTCTTTAACTTGGCGAGTAAGAATTTTATTTGTATGTTGTTTGGTTCAACAGCAGTCAAATTGGTTTCAGTTTAGGCTGACTCGGGTGTTAGTAACGaatccagcccccccccccccccacccccatccgctatcaatttaaaaaaaaaagaataatgtTCCAACCTGCCGCCAGGCAATTAACTTTTACTATGCCCTGAAATCGGAACATTTTCTTATCCATGGGGGGAAAAAAGTAAACGAATCGATCGATGGTTACGGTCTAGATGGCAAGGAAGGTACTGTGCCTATCAATAAAGGCACACCCACTCTCGTGAAAAGGTTAATCAGTGGTTTTCACAAAATGAATGCATACAAAATTCCTACAGTAATCCAAGAACACTCAGGCTAttaatttttggtatgtgtccaagcggaggAATGCTcgtatcctatgtaaaagcctgggcagcCAGATCCGAGATGGTGAATTGATCCGTTTACACGGAAAGGAGTGCACCTTTAAAAAAGAGGGTTCCCCTCTAAATTGTCACAACGCCATGAATCGATTTCATGACCTCGTTAGTTCAAGGTAAGTCCACAGGTACCCTCCGTTCACATAGATATTGACTTGCACTTGTTCCATGTTCTTATCACTATGTTGACTCATGGTGCAGTGCAATGCGTGTGGTAGACTACGGCAAGGATAGTTTGCATAATATATGTGTGCACAGCTTGCACACACTGATGTATGCATGCCCACAGAGGTCTTACCGCGCTCGCGCACTAATGCACAAACGCATGCACATGACTGCGcaataacatacacacacacaaacgcgcgcgcgcgcgcatacacacacacatacaaacaaacacacacacacggcgcaaATGAAAAAGGCAAGTCAGAAAATAAATGTGCCCCGTGTTTTTACAAGAGAGAGGGTTGGAATCTGTGTACAGATGGTATAGTGTATGAGGTGAGAAGGCAAGTGTTTGTCTGTAGGTCGGCCTGTCTTTTCCTCTTCCCGTTTGTCAGTCCATTCTTCATCAGTGCAATGTGCTTACAGGGAAACTCTTTCTCGTGAAAACTATTCGGCTAATAATCTCATATACACAGTGTATTATATGgtcaggctttcacatgggattaaaggcatactaacgcactcccgtgtttacaaagtgtagtttgcccacaatcgatgtcaaacgcaccataagaccatataatgacgatacgtcaccatgcgcggaccataatacatgcattacagcttgttctagcctctgaaaaagtgaggatgtcaacaaagccgcggtgttctctcccttgcatcaacgttacatgtgttgccaaatctataaataggacgatccaaatatctcaacatttaaggggtcctagaccacaatattttgcagggaacttaatttagtctgtctccagctgttggtaaagcaattagcgtgtatagtcatcgagtacatatggctttaaaccatccctccacttgtttgtcacataccaaaaaccagCATCTGACTGCTTGCCGTGGtgagttgtttttatttttttatttatttttttaaatccactgGTGGCTTTTACggaattaattcatcaaaatgaAATTTCCCAATGTACACAGAGAGCACCCtagctgtttgtttttgtcatgtgacCAACTGGATGGATAGTCTCATCCAATGTAAACAAGCATTGACTTTAACGGGGTCAAGAAACCGGCCCGACCCGTGGCGGTGTTGACACGGGgctgggacatggataccgtctctgtgTCTGCACAAATAGTTGACCCATGTCCAACCCGGGCCGGATTCTAATCCGCGACCTTTAAGTcacgcaaaactgtttcaaaccatactgagagacagacagacagagagagagagagagagagagagagagagagatagagagagaaagagagagagaaatagagagagagagaaaaagagagaaaaggagagagagagaaagagagagagaaagagagagagagagagagagagagagagagagagagagagagagagagagagagagagtagtcacCGACAGAGAGGGGAAGATAAATGAAACGAGCGTTCAACGGTAGAGTAGACGACGCGTGAAGAAAATCCGCTTTTGCCCAGATAACGTAGTGCAAAAAaacgagacacagagagacagacagagagagggagagagagagagagagaaatgctgGGTTTTAGTGCAAAAAAAAGGgagacgggcagacagacagacacagagaaagagagagagagagagagagagagagagagagagagagagggagagagagagacacagagagagagagacagagagagaaagagagacagagagacagagagagagacagagagagagagagagaacaaaagagagagagagagagagagagagagagagattattgttgatttttggaatATGAcctaaagtggagggatggtcttatcccatgtaaaggcct from Littorina saxatilis isolate snail1 linkage group LG7, US_GU_Lsax_2.0, whole genome shotgun sequence carries:
- the LOC138971088 gene encoding uncharacterized protein isoform X1, with protein sequence MQAFTSSYPYREHTAPALLQSGEPGTSYASMNEWLQIPGKTVPTARPVIRDLSEWRELPRHQQAAMQNAQEEMDEAERYPDISRPDGPEDGYKRTYDNLTNQIAYRWPNPGTPRAREGCIGGTWRHVKEVLVHGGSRFVFVDGLVSVYDNQKFTERLQAQLPYRPHIKLLYAPLLKRGDETPRGAMSSRYSVLPEVGIPAASMSRDPNVQRKMELQKQQCPTNRRGFYKFP
- the LOC138971088 gene encoding uncharacterized protein isoform X3; the protein is MSALRGPSAVITFIPGTSYASMNEWLQIPGKTVPTARPVIRDLSEWRELPRHQQAAMQNAQEEMDEAERYPDISRPDGPEDGYKRTYDNLTNQIAYRWPNPGTPRAREGCIGGTWRHVKEVLVHGGSRFVFVDGLVSVYDNQKFTERLQAQLPYRPHIKLLYAPLLKRGDETPRGAMSSRYSVLPEVGIPAASMSRDPNVQRKMELQKQQCPTNRRGFYKFP
- the LOC138971088 gene encoding uncharacterized protein isoform X4; the protein is MKHNRTSYASMNEWLQIPGKTVPTARPVIRDLSEWRELPRHQQAAMQNAQEEMDEAERYPDISRPDGPEDGYKRTYDNLTNQIAYRWPNPGTPRAREGCIGGTWRHVKEVLVHGGSRFVFVDGLVSVYDNQKFTERLQAQLPYRPHIKLLYAPLLKRGDETPRGAMSSRYSVLPEVGIPAASMSRDPNVQRKMELQKQQCPTNRRGFYKFP
- the LOC138971088 gene encoding uncharacterized protein isoform X2, which codes for MDTTVDVRASDDILKRMRSPSRTRTSYASMNEWLQIPGKTVPTARPVIRDLSEWRELPRHQQAAMQNAQEEMDEAERYPDISRPDGPEDGYKRTYDNLTNQIAYRWPNPGTPRAREGCIGGTWRHVKEVLVHGGSRFVFVDGLVSVYDNQKFTERLQAQLPYRPHIKLLYAPLLKRGDETPRGAMSSRYSVLPEVGIPAASMSRDPNVQRKMELQKQQCPTNRRGFYKFP